A single window of Helicobacter pylori DNA harbors:
- a CDS encoding YdcH family protein: protein MFHEFRDEISVLKANNPHFDKIFEKHNQLDDDIKTAEQQNASDAEVSHMKKQKLKLKDEIHSMIIEYREKQKSDHV, encoded by the coding sequence ATGTTCCATGAATTTAGAGACGAAATCAGCGTGTTAAAAGCGAATAATCCGCATTTTGATAAAATTTTTGAGAAACACAACCAGCTTGATGACGACATCAAAACCGCCGAGCAACAAAACGCTAGCGATGCTGAAGTCAGCCACATGAAAAAACAAAAATTAAAATTAAAAGATGAAATCCACAGCATGATCATAGAATATAGAGAAAAGCAAAAATCCGATCATGTTTAA
- a CDS encoding glycosyltransferase family 39 protein, which yields MQLSPLQSALLYFRYFIYPEKKTRSFDLSDLVFTIMVFLVLALGLLMSEEISISYNEAKDFFYSSAWFVQIAQKSTEILGQNDLALRLPFLIAHLINMFLFYLIGRKILKKPKDALYVVLTYALLPGVNLFAILLAKSVLVLSLGLLISYLYIKTQKIPYLTLSACAFLDGAFIPLLLGVFAYTLRKRYFKSAIFILVVLIVNTALFSGSFNKGLPSGYFIDTCLELMLLYSPLLFLYYPYTIYKALLDKKPSLLAFMSASGWLFPLLLSMRQEIDLKTFAPLALIGLPLFVKSVLNSLRVRLKEFRGQYYLRVFSLYLLMLTETLFLWGSKISGANEKLLNRHFLAKEVATALQLRGIHQIRTNDKQLALRLQFYGIKEGGRLRLINTKISKKRPDIEIIYADKILQSYSLVHH from the coding sequence ATGCAACTAAGCCCCTTACAAAGCGCTCTGTTATATTTCCGCTACTTTATTTATCCAGAGAAAAAAACAAGAAGCTTTGATTTAAGCGATTTAGTCTTTACCATCATGGTTTTTTTAGTCCTGGCTTTGGGGCTGTTGATGAGTGAAGAAATTTCTATCAGCTACAATGAAGCGAAGGATTTTTTTTATAGCAGCGCATGGTTTGTTCAAATCGCTCAAAAAAGCACTGAAATTTTAGGCCAAAACGATTTGGCTTTGAGATTGCCTTTTTTGATTGCTCATCTCATCAACATGTTTTTATTCTACCTCATAGGGCGAAAGATTTTAAAAAAGCCTAAAGACGCTCTTTATGTGGTATTGACTTACGCTTTATTGCCTGGGGTGAATCTCTTTGCGATTTTACTGGCTAAAAGCGTGCTGGTGTTAAGCCTTGGGCTTTTGATTAGCTATTTGTATATCAAAACCCAAAAAATCCCTTATTTAACCCTTAGCGCTTGCGCGTTTTTAGACGGCGCGTTCATCCCGCTTTTACTAGGGGTTTTTGCCTACACTTTAAGAAAACGCTATTTTAAGAGCGCGATCTTTATTTTGGTGGTTTTAATTGTGAATACCGCTCTTTTTAGCGGGAGTTTCAATAAGGGCTTGCCTAGTGGGTATTTTATAGACACATGCTTAGAGCTCATGCTTTTATATTCGCCCCTATTGTTCCTCTACTACCCTTATACGATCTATAAAGCCCTTTTGGATAAAAAGCCATCGCTACTAGCCTTTATGAGCGCGAGCGGTTGGCTTTTCCCTTTACTTTTAAGCATGCGCCAAGAGATAGATTTAAAAACTTTCGCCCCCTTAGCTTTAATCGGTTTGCCTTTGTTTGTTAAAAGCGTTTTAAATAGCCTTAGGGTGCGTTTGAAGGAATTTAGGGGGCAGTATTATTTGCGCGTTTTTAGTTTGTATCTTTTAATGCTCACTGAAACGCTTTTTTTATGGGGGAGTAAAATTTCTGGCGCTAATGAAAAATTATTAAACCGGCATTTCTTAGCCAAAGAAGTCGCTACGGCCTTGCAATTAAGGGGCATTCATCAAATCCGCACTAACGATAAACAACTCGCTTTAAGGCTTCAATTCTATGGCATTAAAGAAGGGGGGAGGTTAAGACTGATCAACACTAAAATTTCTAAAAAACGCCCTGATATTGAAATCATCTACGCTGATAAAATTCTACAATCCTATAGTTTGGTGCACCATTAA
- a CDS encoding DUF507 family protein codes for MRLKLTHISHISHKIANDFIHSKLLELKAPRELLCELIEGILEKSVKKENAIDEQARELLEENTDEIEFMRMDERQLFWMIKRQIAQKEGFHLFWEERCNDLSHQILNKILDEDLIMFSVSENLIRNLIYKSIDTYSKAYESIENEVHEKIKHYKRKLPVGSDEYELVFERLYEEELRRKGFL; via the coding sequence ATGAGACTCAAACTAACCCATATAAGCCATATAAGCCATAAGATTGCCAACGACTTTATCCATTCAAAACTATTAGAATTAAAAGCCCCTAGAGAATTATTGTGTGAATTGATAGAAGGGATTTTGGAAAAAAGCGTTAAAAAAGAAAACGCCATAGACGAGCAAGCCAGAGAGCTTTTAGAAGAAAACACCGATGAAATAGAATTCATGCGGATGGATGAAAGGCAGCTTTTTTGGATGATTAAAAGACAGATCGCTCAAAAAGAGGGCTTCCATTTGTTTTGGGAAGAAAGATGCAACGATTTGTCGCACCAGATTTTGAATAAAATCTTAGATGAGGATTTGATCATGTTTAGCGTGTCAGAGAATTTGATAAGGAATTTGATTTACAAATCCATTGACACCTATTCTAAAGCGTATGAAAGCATTGAAAATGAAGTGCATGAAAAAATCAAGCATTACAAACGCAAACTGCCCGTAGGAAGCGATGAATACGAGTTGGTGTTTGAAAGGCTCTATGAAGAAGAATTAAGGCGTAAAGGCTTTTTATAA
- the maf gene encoding septum formation inhibitor Maf, producing the protein MELILGSQSSARANLLKEHGIKFEQKALYFDEESLKTTDPREFVYLACKGKIEKAKKLLTNHCAIVVADSVVSVDNRMQRKAKNRQEALEFLKRQNGNEIEVLTCSALISPKLEWLDLSVFRARLKAFDSSEIEKYLESGLWQESAGCVRLEDFHKPYIKSSSKNLSVGLGLNVEGLLGVLKLGAKLSSL; encoded by the coding sequence ATGGAGCTTATTTTAGGCTCTCAATCCAGCGCTAGGGCGAATCTTTTAAAAGAGCATGGGATTAAGTTTGAACAAAAAGCTCTCTATTTTGATGAAGAAAGCCTAAAAACCACAGACCCTAGGGAGTTTGTTTATTTGGCGTGCAAGGGGAAAATAGAAAAAGCTAAAAAATTGCTCACAAACCATTGCGCTATCGTGGTGGCTGATAGCGTGGTGAGCGTGGATAATCGCATGCAACGAAAAGCTAAAAACAGGCAAGAAGCCCTTGAATTTTTAAAACGCCAAAATGGCAATGAAATAGAGGTTTTGACCTGCTCTGCATTGATTTCTCCTAAACTAGAATGGCTGGATCTATCGGTTTTTAGAGCGCGTTTAAAGGCGTTTGATTCTAGCGAGATAGAAAAATATTTAGAGAGCGGATTGTGGCAAGAAAGCGCGGGCTGTGTGCGTTTGGAGGATTTTCATAAGCCCTATATTAAAAGCTCAAGCAAGAATTTAAGCGTGGGGTTGGGGTTGAATGTGGAAGGCTTGTTGGGGGTGCTAAAATTAGGGGCTAAACTTTCATCGTTATAA
- the carA gene encoding glutamine-hydrolyzing carbamoyl-phosphate synthase small subunit encodes MISLYLENGLFLQAQSFGASGTQAGELVFNTSMSGYQEVISDPSYKGQFVVFSMPEIGVVGANSKDDESFFSCTGILARHYNDFFSNSRADFSLSAYLKERGVLGICGVDTRSLIKTLRHHGCLMMVASTIEHDKNKLEEILKNAPKISHSPLVSSVSTPKIITHQRATFDFKTLDYKPFDEKTSHKIIAVLDFGTKGNILNELQNVGLKALIYPHHTKASELIKAYEKKEISGIFLSNGPGDPLSLQQEIGEIKQLINAKIPMFGICLGHQLLSIAQGYPTYKLKFGHHGSNHPVKNLETNAVEITAQNHNYCVPEDIEEIAIITHRNLFDNTIEGVRYKNAPIISVQHHPESSPGPKESHYIFKEFVELLKDF; translated from the coding sequence ATGATCTCTCTTTATTTAGAAAACGGGCTTTTTTTGCAAGCGCAAAGTTTTGGGGCTAGTGGCACGCAAGCAGGCGAGCTTGTTTTTAACACTTCTATGAGCGGCTATCAAGAAGTCATCAGCGACCCTAGCTATAAGGGGCAATTTGTGGTTTTTAGCATGCCTGAAATTGGGGTTGTGGGCGCTAATTCTAAAGATGATGAATCTTTTTTTTCATGCACAGGGATTTTAGCGCGCCATTACAACGATTTTTTTTCTAATTCAAGGGCGGATTTTAGCCTGAGCGCTTATTTGAAAGAGCGTGGCGTTTTAGGGATTTGTGGCGTTGATACCAGGAGTTTGATCAAAACCTTACGCCATCATGGGTGCTTGATGATGGTCGCTTCCACGATAGAGCATGACAAAAACAAGCTTGAAGAAATTTTAAAAAACGCCCCTAAAATTTCTCACTCCCCCTTAGTGTCTAGCGTTTCTACGCCAAAAATCATCACGCACCAACGCGCCACTTTTGATTTCAAAACCCTAGATTACAAGCCTTTTGATGAAAAAACTTCGCATAAAATTATCGCCGTGCTAGACTTTGGGACTAAAGGCAATATTTTAAACGAGCTTCAAAATGTGGGGTTAAAAGCCCTTATTTACCCGCACCACACTAAAGCTAGCGAGCTGATTAAAGCCTATGAAAAAAAAGAAATTAGCGGGATTTTTCTCTCTAACGGGCCTGGCGATCCTTTGAGTTTGCAGCAAGAAATTGGCGAAATCAAACAACTCATTAACGCTAAAATCCCCATGTTTGGCATTTGCTTAGGGCATCAATTGCTCTCTATCGCGCAAGGCTACCCTACTTACAAGCTCAAATTCGGCCATCATGGGAGCAACCACCCGGTTAAAAACCTAGAAACAAACGCCGTTGAAATCACCGCGCAAAACCACAACTACTGCGTCCCTGAAGACATTGAAGAAATCGCCATTATCACGCACCGCAACCTTTTTGACAACACCATTGAGGGCGTGCGCTATAAAAACGCTCCCATTATCTCTGTCCAACACCACCCAGAAAGCAGCCCCGGTCCCAAAGAGAGCCATTATATTTTTAAAGAATTTGTGGAATTGTTAAAGGATTTTTAG
- the rpsR gene encoding 30S ribosomal protein S18 — MERKRYSKRYCKYTEAKISFIDYKDLDMLKHTLSERYKIMPRRLTGNSKKWQERVEVAIKRARHMALIPYIVDRKKVVDSPFKQH, encoded by the coding sequence ATGGAAAGAAAACGCTATTCAAAACGCTATTGCAAATACACTGAAGCTAAAATCAGCTTTATTGACTATAAAGATTTAGACATGCTCAAGCACACGCTATCAGAGCGCTATAAAATCATGCCAAGGAGACTGACAGGCAATAGCAAAAAGTGGCAAGAGAGGGTGGAAGTGGCGATCAAAAGAGCCCGCCACATGGCTTTAATCCCCTACATTGTGGATAGGAAAAAAGTCGTGGATAGCCCTTTTAAACAGCACTGA
- the alaS gene encoding alanine--tRNA ligase encodes MDIRNEFLQFFHNKGHAVYPSMPLVPNDATLLFTNAGMVQFKDIFTGMVPRPSIPRAASSQLCMRAGGKHNDLENVGYTARHHTLFEMLGNFSFGDYFKEEAILFAWEFVTKNLGFKPKDLYISVHEKDDEAVKLWEKFVPVDRIKKMGDKDNFWQMGDSGPCGPCSEIYIDQGEKHFKGSEDYFGGEGDRFLEIWNLVFMQYERSNDGVLSPLPKPSIDTGMGLERVQALLEHKLNNFDSSLFAPLMEEISELTSLDYASEFQPSFRVVADHARAVAFLLAQGVHFNKEGRGYVLRRILRRALRHGYLMGLKEAFLYKVVGVVCEQFSNTHAYLKESKEMVMKECFEEEERFLETLESGMELFNLSLKHLNENKIFDGKIAFKLYDTFGFPLDLTNDMLRSHGACVDTQGFENCMQEQVKRSKASWKGKQNNADFSAILNAYAPNEFVGYETTECPAKALGFFDSGFKEITDANPNQEVWVLLEKTPFYAEGGGAIGDRGVLLKGNEEAAIVLDTKNFFGLNFSLLEIKKVLKKGDQVIAQVSDERLEIAKHHSATHLLQSALREVLGSHVSQAGSLVESKRLRFDFSHAKALNDEELEKVEDLVNAQIFKHLKSQVEHMPLNQAKSRGALALFSEKYAENVRVVSFKEASIELCGGIHVENTGLIGGFRILKESGVSSGVRRIEAVCGKAFYQLAKEENKELKNTKALLKNNDVIAGINKLKESVKNSQKAPVPMDLPVEKIHGVSLVVGVVEQGDIKEMIDRLKSKHERLLAMVFKKENERITLACGVKNAPIKANVWANEVAQILGGKGGGRDDFASAGGKDIENLQAALNLAKNTALKALEG; translated from the coding sequence ATGGACATTCGCAACGAATTTTTACAATTTTTCCACAATAAGGGGCATGCCGTTTATCCTAGCATGCCTTTAGTGCCTAATGACGCCACCTTGCTTTTTACCAACGCTGGCATGGTGCAATTTAAAGATATTTTTACCGGGATGGTGCCGCGCCCTAGTATCCCTAGAGCGGCAAGTTCGCAATTGTGCATGCGTGCAGGCGGCAAGCATAACGATTTAGAAAATGTCGGTTATACCGCAAGGCACCACACGCTCTTTGAAATGTTAGGGAATTTCTCTTTTGGGGATTATTTCAAAGAAGAAGCAATCTTGTTTGCGTGGGAATTTGTAACCAAGAATTTAGGGTTTAAGCCTAAAGATTTATACATCAGCGTGCATGAAAAAGACGATGAAGCCGTTAAACTATGGGAAAAGTTTGTGCCTGTTGATAGGATTAAAAAAATGGGCGATAAAGATAATTTCTGGCAAATGGGCGATAGCGGGCCTTGCGGGCCTTGCAGTGAAATTTATATTGATCAGGGCGAAAAACACTTTAAGGGGAGCGAGGATTATTTTGGGGGCGAGGGCGATAGGTTTTTAGAAATTTGGAATCTGGTGTTCATGCAATACGAACGCTCTAATGATGGCGTTTTGTCCCCCTTGCCAAAGCCTAGCATTGATACAGGCATGGGATTAGAAAGGGTGCAAGCGCTATTAGAACATAAGCTCAATAATTTTGATTCTTCATTGTTTGCACCTTTAATGGAAGAAATCAGCGAGCTTACAAGCCTAGATTATGCGAGCGAGTTTCAGCCAAGCTTTAGGGTAGTAGCCGATCACGCAAGAGCGGTAGCGTTCTTGCTCGCTCAAGGGGTGCATTTCAATAAAGAAGGCCGTGGCTATGTTCTGAGGCGTATTTTAAGGCGAGCCTTAAGGCATGGGTATTTAATGGGCTTGAAAGAAGCGTTTTTATACAAAGTCGTGGGCGTGGTGTGCGAGCAATTTTCTAACACGCATGCGTATTTGAAAGAGTCTAAAGAAATGGTGATGAAAGAGTGCTTTGAAGAAGAAGAGCGCTTTTTAGAGACTTTAGAATCGGGCATGGAATTGTTTAACTTGTCTTTAAAGCATTTGAATGAAAATAAAATCTTTGATGGCAAGATCGCTTTCAAGCTTTATGACACTTTTGGTTTTCCTTTGGATTTAACGAACGACATGCTAAGAAGTCATGGGGCGTGCGTGGATACGCAAGGCTTTGAAAATTGCATGCAAGAGCAAGTGAAACGCTCTAAAGCTTCATGGAAAGGCAAACAAAATAACGCTGATTTTAGCGCTATTTTAAACGCTTATGCACCTAATGAATTTGTGGGGTATGAAACGACAGAATGTCCTGCTAAAGCCTTAGGGTTTTTTGATAGCGGTTTTAAAGAAATAACCGATGCAAATCCTAACCAAGAAGTTTGGGTGTTGCTAGAAAAAACCCCTTTTTATGCAGAAGGTGGGGGGGCTATAGGCGATAGGGGTGTGCTTTTAAAAGGCAATGAAGAAGCGGCTATCGTGTTAGATACAAAAAACTTTTTTGGGCTTAATTTCTCGCTCCTTGAAATCAAAAAAGTGCTAAAAAAAGGCGATCAAGTGATCGCGCAAGTGAGCGATGAGCGCTTAGAAATCGCCAAACACCATAGCGCGACGCATTTATTGCAAAGCGCTTTAAGAGAAGTTTTAGGCTCGCATGTGAGTCAAGCAGGGAGTTTGGTGGAATCCAAACGATTGCGCTTTGATTTCTCGCATGCTAAAGCGCTCAATGATGAAGAGTTAGAAAAAGTAGAAGATCTAGTCAACGCTCAAATTTTCAAACACTTAAAAAGCCAAGTGGAGCATATGCCTTTAAATCAGGCTAAAAGTAGGGGGGCGTTAGCGTTGTTTAGCGAAAAATACGCTGAAAATGTGCGCGTGGTGAGCTTTAAGGAAGCGTCCATTGAATTGTGTGGGGGCATTCATGTGGAAAATACCGGGCTGATTGGGGGGTTTAGGATCCTTAAAGAAAGCGGGGTGAGTAGTGGGGTCAGACGCATTGAAGCGGTGTGCGGGAAAGCCTTTTACCAACTGGCTAAAGAAGAAAATAAAGAGCTTAAAAACACTAAGGCTTTATTGAAAAATAACGATGTGATCGCCGGCATCAACAAGCTTAAAGAGAGCGTGAAAAACAGCCAAAAAGCTCCCGTTCCTATGGATTTACCGGTTGAAAAAATCCATGGCGTGAGTTTGGTGGTGGGCGTAGTGGAACAAGGCGATATTAAAGAAATGATTGACCGATTGAAAAGTAAGCATGAAAGATTGCTCGCTATGGTGTTTAAAAAAGAAAATGAGCGAATCACTCTCGCATGCGGGGTGAAAAACGCGCCCATAAAAGCGAACGTGTGGGCTAATGAAGTGGCGCAAATTTTAGGGGGCAAAGGGGGCGGGAGAGATGATTTTGCGAGCGCTGGGGGCAAGGATATTGAAAATTTGCAAGCCGCGCTCAATCTAGCGAAAAATACCGCCCTTAAAGCTTTAGAGGGATAG
- a CDS encoding SabA family sialic acid-binding adhesin: MLHAEDDGFYTSVGYQIGEAAQMVKNTKGIQQLSDNYEKLNNLLTRYSTLNTLIKLSADPSAVSGAINNLNAGATSLLKEKTNSPAYQAVSLALNAAVGLWNTIGYAVMCGNGNGTGGGPGSVVFNSQPGQGSTSITCNRYEATGPGKSMTIDEFKKLNEAYQIIQQALKEGNGFPELGGSGTKVNVSYEYECKQTAANINGGVNQFCQAKNGSSGSNSSSTQTTNQDGVTITTTYNNNKATVKFDITNNAQQLLNQAANIMQVLNTQCPLVRSTNSENTPGGGQPWGLSTSGNACQIFQQEFSQVTSMIKNAQEIVAQSQIANANQKAEIANPSNFNPFTDASFAQDMLKNARAQAEMFNLADQMKKDLNTIPRQFITNYLAACRNGGGTLPNAGVTSNTWGAGCAYVQETITALNNSIAHFGTQEQQIQQAENIADTLVNFKSRYNELGNTYNSITTALSSIPNGSSLQNAVSKKNNPYSPQGIETNYYLNQNSYNQIQTINQELGRNPFRKVGIVGSQTNNGAMNGIGIQVGYKQFFGQKRKWGARYYGFFDYNHAFIKSSFFNSASDVWTYGFGADALYNFINDKATNFLGKNNKLSVGLFGGIALAGTSWLNSEYVNLATVNNVYNAKINTANFQFLFNMGVRMNLARPKKKDSDHVAQHGIELGLKIPTINTNYYSFMGAELKYRRLYSVYLNYVFAY, translated from the coding sequence TTGCTCCACGCTGAAGACGACGGCTTTTACACAAGCGTGGGCTATCAGATCGGTGAAGCCGCTCAAATGGTGAAAAACACCAAAGGCATCCAACAGCTTTCAGACAATTATGAAAAGCTGAACAACCTTTTAACCCGATACAGCACCCTAAACACCCTGATCAAATTGTCCGCTGACCCGAGCGCTGTATCTGGCGCAATCAATAATTTGAACGCGGGCGCGACGAGTTTGCTCAAAGAAAAAACCAACTCCCCGGCGTATCAAGCCGTCTCTTTGGCGCTCAATGCGGCGGTGGGCTTGTGGAATACCATCGGCTATGCGGTCATGTGCGGGAATGGCAATGGCACAGGGGGTGGGCCTGGCAGCGTGGTCTTTAATAGCCAACCAGGACAGGGTTCCACAAGCATTACTTGCAACCGGTATGAAGCGACTGGGCCTGGTAAAAGCATGACTATTGATGAATTCAAGAAACTCAATGAAGCCTATCAAATCATCCAACAAGCGTTAAAAGAAGGGAATGGGTTTCCTGAATTAGGCGGGAGCGGCACAAAAGTGAATGTTAGTTATGAATACGAATGCAAACAAACTGCTGCTAATATTAACGGCGGTGTGAATCAATTCTGCCAGGCTAAAAATGGTAGTAGCGGTAGTAATAGTAGTAGCACGCAAACGACTAATCAAGACGGCGTAACGATCACCACTACCTATAATAATAACAAAGCCACCGTCAAGTTTGACATCACCAATAACGCTCAACAGCTGTTAAATCAAGCGGCAAACATCATGCAAGTCCTTAACACGCAATGCCCTTTAGTGCGTTCCACGAATAGTGAAAACACTCCCGGGGGTGGCCAACCATGGGGTTTAAGCACATCTGGGAACGCGTGCCAAATCTTCCAACAGGAATTTAGCCAGGTTACTAGCATGATCAAAAACGCCCAAGAAATCGTCGCGCAAAGCCAAATCGCTAACGCTAACCAAAAAGCAGAAATAGCTAACCCCAGTAACTTCAACCCTTTCACAGACGCTAGCTTTGCGCAAGACATGCTCAAAAACGCTAGAGCGCAAGCAGAGATGTTCAATTTAGCCGATCAAATGAAAAAAGACCTTAACACTATCCCAAGACAATTTATCACAAATTACTTGGCAGCTTGCCGCAATGGGGGTGGGACATTACCTAATGCGGGGGTTACTTCTAACACTTGGGGAGCGGGTTGCGCCTATGTGCAAGAGACGATAACCGCTTTAAATAACAGCATCGCTCATTTTGGCACTCAAGAGCAGCAGATACAGCAAGCCGAAAACATCGCTGACACTTTGGTGAATTTCAAATCTAGATACAATGAATTAGGCAACACTTATAACAGCATCACCACTGCGCTCTCTAGCATCCCTAACGGCTCAAGCTTGCAAAATGCGGTGAGCAAAAAGAATAACCCCTATAGCCCGCAAGGCATAGAGACCAATTACTACCTGAATCAAAACTCTTACAACCAAATCCAAACCATCAACCAAGAATTAGGGCGTAACCCCTTTAGGAAAGTGGGTATTGTTGGTTCTCAAACCAACAATGGTGCCATGAATGGGATCGGTATTCAGGTGGGCTACAAACAATTCTTTGGGCAAAAAAGGAAATGGGGCGCTAGGTATTACGGCTTTTTTGATTACAACCATGCGTTTATTAAATCCAGCTTTTTCAACTCGGCTTCTGATGTATGGACTTATGGCTTTGGAGCGGACGCTCTCTATAACTTCATCAACGATAAAGCCACTAACTTTTTAGGCAAAAACAACAAGCTTTCTGTGGGGCTTTTTGGCGGGATTGCGTTAGCGGGCACTTCATGGCTTAATTCTGAGTATGTGAATTTAGCCACCGTGAATAATGTCTATAACGCTAAGATCAACACCGCTAATTTCCAATTCTTATTCAACATGGGAGTGAGGATGAATTTGGCCAGACCCAAGAAAAAAGACAGCGATCATGTGGCTCAGCATGGGATTGAGTTAGGGCTTAAAATCCCCACCATCAACACCAATTACTATTCCTTTATGGGGGCTGAACTCAAATACCGCAGGCTCTATAGCGTGTATTTGAATTACGTGTTCGCTTATTAG
- a CDS encoding formamidase translates to MGSIGSMGKPIEGFLVAAIQFPVPIVNSRKDIDHNIESIIRTLHATKAGYPGVELIIFPEYSTQGLNTAKWLSEEFLLDVPGKETELYAKACKEAKVYGVFSIMERNPDSNKNPYNTAIIIDPQGKIILKYRKLFPWNPIEPWYPGDLGMPVCEGPGGSKLAVCICHDGMIPELAREAAYKGCNVYIRISGYSTQVNDQWILTNRSNAWHNLMYTVSVNLAGYDNVFYYFGEGQICNFDGTTLVQGHRNPWEIVTGEIYPKMADNARLSWGLENNIYNLGHRGYVAKPGGEHDAGLTYIKDLAAGKYKLPWEDHMKIKDGSIYGYPTTGGRFGK, encoded by the coding sequence ATGGGAAGTATCGGTAGTATGGGCAAACCTATTGAAGGGTTTTTAGTGGCAGCCATTCAGTTTCCTGTGCCAATTGTCAATAGCCGTAAGGACATTGATCACAATATTGAAAGCATTATTAGAACCTTGCATGCGACTAAAGCGGGGTATCCGGGAGTGGAGCTTATCATTTTCCCTGAGTATAGCACGCAAGGTTTGAATACCGCTAAGTGGCTTAGCGAAGAGTTTTTATTAGACGTCCCGGGTAAAGAGACAGAGTTATACGCTAAGGCGTGTAAAGAGGCGAAAGTTTATGGTGTTTTTTCAATCATGGAACGCAATCCTGATTCTAACAAAAACCCCTACAACACCGCCATTATCATTGATCCGCAAGGTAAAATCATTTTAAAATACCGCAAGCTATTCCCATGGAATCCCATTGAACCGTGGTATCCTGGGGATTTAGGAATGCCTGTGTGCGAGGGTCCGGGCGGATCAAAATTAGCCGTGTGCATTTGCCATGACGGCATGATTCCAGAGCTCGCTAGAGAAGCAGCCTATAAAGGGTGCAATGTGTATATCCGCATTTCAGGCTATAGCACTCAAGTCAATGATCAGTGGATTTTGACCAACCGCTCCAACGCATGGCACAATTTGATGTATACCGTGAGCGTGAATTTAGCCGGCTATGATAATGTCTTTTACTACTTTGGTGAGGGGCAAATCTGCAACTTTGACGGCACGACTCTTGTTCAAGGGCACCGCAACCCTTGGGAGATTGTAACCGGGGAAATCTATCCTAAAATGGCAGACAACGCCCGCTTAAGCTGGGGCTTAGAAAACAACATTTACAACCTAGGCCATAGAGGGTATGTGGCTAAACCGGGCGGAGAACATGACGCAGGCTTAACCTACATCAAAGACTTAGCCGCTGGTAAATACAAATTGCCTTGGGAAGATCACATGAAAATCAAAGATGGCTCTATTTATGGCTACCCTACCACCGGTGGGCGTTTTGGGAAATAA